A part of Rhopalosiphum maidis isolate BTI-1 chromosome 3, ASM367621v3, whole genome shotgun sequence genomic DNA contains:
- the LOC113559748 gene encoding uncharacterized protein LOC113559748 translates to MTMSESNECNNTSTPKQPYRPVIIVHGLMTGDVSTMQHLAARISELHTGTKTYVIDRFCGLASLEPLWRQTKKLADDLLKICSLHPEGVHVIGYSQGGLIARGMLEEYGTEHNVRTFVSLSSPQGGQYGAECFTKMFPALTARTAYELFYTRLGQRALSVANYWYDPRHRDLYLKYSAYLAVIDNVKQQNSSDFNLQQHNDNDLKTMMINTSTTVTGSITNVAKIDDDSQKMVEARIATAIAAVSAATVKIAESHNDNNIDANNVTTEVNTIMAVVLAHDNDYAENSSNFNPNTKKLGLTRLQRLVLIGGPDDGVISPWQSSQFAVLDSSGKLVSMRERQQDDIYSDNDPIGLHQLDMTDRLVEYTVPGVNHHEWHHNEKVLRECIIGWLD, encoded by the exons ATGACAATGAGCGAGTCAAATGAATGTAACAATACATCAACGCCAAAACAGCCATATAGGCCAGTAATCATTGTACATGGTTTGATGACTGGTGATGTTAGCACAATGCAACATCTTGCTGCTCGTATATCTGAA TTACATACAGGCACCAAAACATATGTCATAGACAGATTCTGTGGTTTAGCTAGCTTGGAACCATTATGGCGACAGACAAAGAAATTAGCTGatgacttattaaaaatatgttcgtTGCATCCAGAAGGTGTTCAtgttatag gaTACTCACAAGGCGGTCTCATAGCAAGGGGTATGTTAGAAGAGTATGGTACTGAGCACAATGTTAGGACATTTGTATCGCTTAGTTCACCGCAAGGAGGACAATATGGtg ctgAGTGTTTCACTAAAATGTTTCCTGCACTGACAGCCCGTACTGCATATGAGTTGTTCTACACACGGTTGGGTCAACGGGCTCTGTCTGTAGCTAATTATTGGTATGATCCCAGGCATAGGGACCTATACCTTAAATACAGTGCTTATCTTGCGGTAATTGATAATgttaaacaacaaaattcaagtgattttaatttacaacaacataatgataatgatttgAAAACTATGATGATCAATACATCTACCACAGTAACTGGTAGCATTACAAATGTAGCAAAGATTGATGATGACTCACAAAAAATGGTTGAAGCGCGTATTGCTACTGCTATAGCAGCAGTCTCCGCCGCTACTGTCAAGATTGCTGAAAGCCataacgacaataatattgatgctAACAATGTTACAACAgaagttaatacaattatggCTGTAGTTTTGGCCCACGATAATGACTATGCAGAAAATAGTAGTAACTTTAACCCTAATACCAAGAAACTGGGTCTGACTCGACTGCAGAGACTGGTATTGATTGGTGGGCCTGACGATGGAGTTATTTCGCCGTGGCAATCcag TCAATTTGCTGTATTGGATAGTTCTGGTAAACTGGTATCTATGCGGGAGCGGCAACAAGATGACATATACAGCGATAATGACCCAATTGGATTACATCAGCTAGACATGACGGATCGATTGGTGGAGTACACTGTGCCAGGAGTGAATCATCATGAGTGGCACCACAATGAAAAGGTACTCCGTGAGTGCATAATTGGATGGTTAGACTAA
- the LOC113559818 gene encoding uncharacterized protein LOC113559818 isoform X1 yields MEGVPRLYMIGLPAKQCVYNQKPDFSSALNHEIQKSYNRDPSLYSADIDTLLGLRQSAMNVVMSSACSVEECTALKRYYANLVRLTDKFPKLLQQQGTGLKESCDDVEVGTARESIPLIFKWKRALGGKTNLQHQMKNNVDSTSLVDNGNIGYEMRCVLYNVGAAHSRLAAAQDRSPPLVSSSMPTTVDGEIPSNNALKIACTHLQYAAWAFQQLLGGDGSNNEQTKWNHRQQPQVASRATLEFAYNVTLAQAQECILEKSMMDGRKPLIIAKVAAMICEYFAGAVDAVQRVEREPYCISTNRLEKWRLYSEFKCRYYGAVTALFQGQHVQDQLQQMGTRVSYYRRAVNLLGRAGLISESGGKTAVSMSKDEDSADDDYYYYLQSEHGCSGAGRSAAAKELEMRRDTLSFAMDVAAAKWRAAKSENELIYHEPVVPVLSDDDDSDCLGNTSSKTTINRRQLDRVKGASLVKPIAFGVDDPELLTVVLVSNNNESSSVTTTTLFKDLVPTVTRHRAAMYRTEKCNLEADMQSLCQEADDRLNEFSDTLHLECLEMYKGKNSEFSDGSNEKNDVSELPQQLVNCCASYQALLQQRQEKNGTTSSTVEEDQLDIDMARLSAAVQAVDGMLDEIDRFLKTEELGDSEYRRTVGRPYDYSAGRMRELRREASRYREAHVGRARDSWVTLSRAVRDRRRRDLELLALPPAELAARLPPARPAISAIASEVAASGSVESSYDAVESSDQNEDSESDDGSDSRLRMLQRESIKRLDRLNMVVGKMKEVREQRQMLLARLRDEMNREDKDAAAAGLEEAEMLGELRGSDVDVTAAVKKRLDDRYGNLVSMIDQNLSAQLNILDAVRSAYARAAPERRAFANAMQRRRTLVSSLLDAYESFVVSNGGTPLETCGETMAASPNCGLLPDTVLAERCAKGLDFYQRLLTNVSKLLQRVKGTCQVQTEQRDQIIKQHQKWEATTQELDDDSTATIGGLDDLLAAVSGIDDQDHQQDDLAALIKSFSSSGGPNKPVAPLGSSHWDDQHNHLRRLSPLGSEQQQQQKQYYHQYRHNQVQLPPSSSFNPNDGSIQYYANNLPSTKGTYNRHNSQQQPASAISTHYSYPTAYNVAAGSTALTAPENSSTSSLPSPSISSSSIPYNYYNYQLLTTKSALPSSSYNNIITTAATSSDIDLPAMPLMNALHLNENNGSSQNVISSYSQSSSSDVFPNAAAAVAVLQRPLPSQYSGIGYGAASGYGYHHPHTLLASRQQQFYPPQKYQQQNSTAATNASATNVGIAGVFVQQNQQQLIEGNNDLSAGIQSSLPITSPPISTASVNSGSLSAVTQSSSISTSGGISTVANFYHQLPSQLLQQQQQQQQQQQQRQQQQQQQQLQMYQQQLQEQKPQQQLPQQPHLYQQQMQPQLYPQQQHPQLYQQQTQTPQMYQQLQQQQQPQQLTTSVGNTTAKFYYPSPLQQQASQLYQPQHQQQLQIQPPSILTTSAVTGSLQQQPSFSNNTTSIGSSYYQQLQHHPPTTVIPATTFNTVPTTPNNYVYQQPPIATVSFNQHPQQPQYYQQQFPIVGDGSGVGMGGNLATMTSTVTPILNLLDDDLVISGPPPIQPEKIGASSGSDTVTTSANISKK; encoded by the exons atggaaGGTGTACCACGATTATATATGATTGGCTTACCAGCCAAACAATGTGTTTATAACCAGAAACCTGATTTTTCATCAGCTTTAaatcat gAAATACAGAAATCATATAACAGAGATCCCAGTTTGTATTCTGCTGACATTGATACATTACTTGGACTCAGACAATCTGCTATGAATGTCGTGATGTCATCAGCTTGCAGTGTAGAAGAGTGCACAGCATTAAAACGTTACTATGCAAACCTTGTTCGATTAACAGATAAGTTTCCTAAACTGTTGCAGCAACAAGGTACAGGACTAAAAGAATCTTGTGATGATGTTGAAGTTGGAACGGCTAGAGAATCAATaccattgatatttaaatg gaAACGAGCTCTTGGTGGAAAAACAAACCTACAGcatcaaatgaaaaataatgtggACTCTACATCTTTAGTTGATAATGGCAATATTGGATATGAGATGAGGTGTGTGTTGTATAATGTGGGTGCGGCTCATAGCCGGCTAGCTGCAGCACAGGATAGGTCACCACCATTAGTATCGTCCAGTATGCCAACAACAGTTGATGGAGAAATTCCATCAAATAATGCTCTTAAGATAGCTTGCACACACTTGCAGTATGCTGCATGGGCTTTTcag CAATTGCTTGGTGGAGATGGATCCAATAATGAACAAACTAAGTGGAACCATCGACAGCAGCCACAAGTTGCAAGCCGTGCAACTCTTGAATTTGCATACAATGTGACACTAGCACAAGCCCAAGAGTGCATTCTGGAGAAAAGCATGATGGATGGCCGAAAACctcttataatag CTAAAGTAGCAGCTATGATATGTGAGTATTTTGCTGGAGCGGTGGATGCAGTTCAAAGAGTGGAACGAGAGCCGTATTGTATAAGCACTAATAGGCTTGAG aaGTGGAGACTATACTCTGAATTCAAATGCAGATATTATGGTGCGGTAACTGCCCTATTTCAAGGACAACATGTCCAGGATCAGCTGCAGCAAATGGGGACCCGTGTGTCATATTACCGACGAGCAGTAAATCTGCTCGGCCGAGCTGGTTTGATATCAGAAAGTGGTGGTAAAACAGCAGTATCGATGTCAAAAGATGAAGATTCAGCAGATGATGACTACTACTATTACTTACAATCAGAACATGGATGCTCAGGTGCTGGTCGATCTGCAGCTGCCAAA GAATTGGAGATGCGAAGAGATACTTTGTCATTTGCAATGGATGTGGCTGCAGCAAAGTGGCGAGCAGCTAAGTCAGAAAATGAACTTATCTATCATGAACCTGTGGTTCCTGTGCTGTCTGATGACGATGATAGTGATTGTTTAGGAAATACTTCATCTAAAACCACTATTAATCGTCGTCAGTTAGATAGGGTCAAGGGTGCATCTCTGGTCAAGCCTATAGCATTTGGTGTCGATGATCCTGAGCTATTAACTGTTGTTCTGGTCTCCAATAATAATGAGTCATCTAGTGTTACTACTACTACATTATTCAAAGATCTAGTGCCTACAGTTACCCGTCATCGAGCTGCAATGTACCG AACAGAGAAGTGCAACCTTGAAGCAGATATGCAATCATTGTGTCAAGAAGCAGATGACCGTTTAAATGAATTCTCAGACACATTACATCTAGAGTgtttagaaatgtataaagGCAAAAATAGTGAATTTAGCGATGGTAGTAATGAAAAGAATGATGTATCAGAACTCCCACAA CAATTGGTAAATTGTTGTGCTTCATATCAAGCCTTATTGCAACAACGACAAGAAAAAAATGGAACAACATCGAGTACAGTTGAAGAAGATCAATTGGACATTGACATGGCTCGACTATCAGCTGCGGTTCAAGCTGTAGATGGTATGCTGGACGAAATAGATAGATTTCTAAAG ACTGAAGAACTTGGTGACTCCGAATATCGACGTACGGTTGGTCGTCCATATGATTACTCTGCTGGTAGGATGCGTGAATTACGTCGAGAAGCTTCCCGGTATAGGGAAGCACATGTTGGCCGGGCACGAGACAGCTGGGTGACTCTTAGTCGAGCAGTTCGGGATCGTCGTCGCCGGGATCTAGAGCTGCTAGCATTACCACCGGCTGAACTAGCGGCACGCTTACCGCCAGCTCGTCCTGCGATATCTGCCATCGCGTCTGAAGTTGCTGCCTCTGGTTCTGTGGAATCGTCTTATGATGCTG TAGAATCATCGGACCAAAATGAAGACTCTGAATCAGACGATGGTAGTGATAGTCGATTACGAATGTTGCAACGAGAATCAATAAAACGTTTGGATCGGCTTAATATGGTAGTTGGCAAAATGAAAGAAGTACGTGAGCAACGCCAGATGTTATTGGCCCGACTTCGAGACGAAATGAACCGAGAGGATAAGGACGCCGCAGCTGCAGGGCTGGAAGAAGCAGAAATGCTAGGAGAATTGCGAGGTTCTGATGTTGATGTTACTGCGGCGGTGAAAAAAAGATTGGATGATCGCTACGGAAATTTG gtaagCATGATTGATCAGAACCTGTCAGCccaattaaacattttggaTGCTGTGAGGTCGGCATATGCACGAGCCGCACCTGAACGACGAGCATTTGCCAATGCCATGCAACGACGTCGGACTCTTGTATCGTCTTTATTAGATGCATATGAAAGTTTTGTGGTTTCCAATGGTGGGACACCACTAGAAACTTGTGGTGAAACTATGGCAGCATCACCGAACTGTGGACTACTTCCAGACACGGTTCTAGCTGAACGGTGTGCAAAGGGCTTAGATTTCTATCAACGATTGTTGACTaatgtatcaaaattattacaacgtGTAAAAG GCACGTGCCAAGTGCAAACTGAACAACGGGATcagataataaaacaacatcaAAAGTGGGAAGCCACAACACAAGAGTTGGATGATGACTCAACTGCCACAATTGGTGGTCTTGATGATTTACTTGCTGCTGTCTCAGGTATTGATGACCAAGATCATCAACAGGATGACTTGGCTGCTTTGATTAAAAGTTTCAGCAGTAGTGGTGGACCTAATAAGCCAGTTGCACCTCTTGGAAGCAGTCATTGGGACGATCAGCATAACCATCTTCGCAGACTTTCACCTCTTGGATCTGAACAGCAACAAcagcaaaaacaatattatcatcagtACCGTCATAATCAAGTACAACTACCGCCGTCGTCTTCATTTAACCCCAATGATGGTAGCATTCAATACTATGCTAATAATCTACCTTCTACTAAAGGAACTTATAATCGTCATAACAGTCAGCAACAGCCAGCATCAGCAATATCAACACATTATTCGTATCCAACTGCTTACAATGTTGCTGCAGGTTCAACAGCACTAACAGCACCAGAAAATTCTTCTACTTCATCACTTCCATCTCCTTCGATATCGTCATCATCTATcccatataactattataattatcaattactcACAACTAAATCTGCACTACCATCATCATCATACAACAACATTATTACTACTGCAGCTACTAGTAGTGATATTGATTTACCCGCGATGCCTTTGATGAATGCTCTCCatttgaatgaaaataatggCAGTAGCCAAAACGTAATTTCTTCGTATAGTCAAAGTAGTAGTAGTGATGTCTTTCCAAATGCAGCAGCAGCAGTTGCAGTTTTGCAACGGCCTCTACCATCACAATACAGTGGTATTGGTTATGGCGCTGCCAGTGGTTATGGTTATCACCATCCTCATACATTATTAGCATCACGACAGCAACAGTTTTATCCGCCTCAAAAGTACCAACAACAAAATTCAACAGCGGCCACCAATGCTAGTGCAACAAATGTTGGAATAGCAGGTGTATTTGTACAACAAAATCAACAGCAATTAATAGAgggaaataatgatttatctgCTGGTATACAGTCATCATTGCCGATAACTTCACCTCCAATTTCAACAGCTAGTGTTAACAGCGGTAGTCTATCAGCAGTAACACAATCGTCTTCCATTTCCACTAGTGGTGGTATATCAACTGTTGCcaatttttatcatcaattGCCATCACAATTACtacagcaacaacaacagcagcagcagcaacaacaacaacgacagcaacagcaacaacaacaacaacttcAAATGTATCAACAGCAACTACAAGAACAGAAACCTCAGCAACAATTACCACAGCAGCCACATTTGTACCAACAGCAAATGCAGCCTCAATTATATCCACAGCAGCAGCATCCTCAACTGTACCAACAACAAACACAAACACCTCAGATGTATCAACAgttacaacaacaacaacagcccCAGCAATTAACAACTTCAGTCGGTAATACTACTGCCAAATTTTACTATCCATCACCACTACAGCAACAGGCTTCCCAACTGTACCAACCACAACATCAGCAACAACTTCAAATACAACCACCATCCATTTTAACGACCTCTGCAGTAACTGGTAGTTTGCAGCAACAACCGTCATTTTCAAACAACACTACTAGTATAGGCAGTAGTTATTATCAACAACTCCAACATCATCCACCAACGACGGTGATACCAGCAACTACGTTTAATACGGTACCAACAACtcctaataattatgtttatcagCAGCCGCCAATAGCGACAGTATCCTTCAACCAACATCCACAGCAGCCGCAGTATTATCAACAACAGTTTCCCATAGTTGGTGATGGCAGTGGTGTTGGTATGGGCGGCAACTTGGCCACTATGACATCAACTGTTACTCCAATCTTAAATTTGTTGGATGATGATCTGGTAATATCGGGCCCACCACCAATTCAACCAGAAAAAATTGGCGCCAGTAGTGGCAGTGATACTGTTACTACATCAGCCAATATCAGTAAAAAATGA
- the LOC113559818 gene encoding uncharacterized protein LOC113559818 isoform X2 → MEGVPRLYMIGLPAKQCVYNQKPDFSSALNHEIQKSYNRDPSLYSADIDTLLGLRQSAMNVVMSSACSVEECTALKRYYANLVRLTDKFPKLLQQQGTGLKESCDDVEVGTARESIPLIFKWKRALGGKTNLQHQMKNNVDSTSLVDNGNIGYEMRCVLYNVGAAHSRLAAAQDRSPPLVSSSMPTTVDGEIPSNNALKIACTHLQYAAWAFQQLLGGDGSNNEQTKWNHRQQPQVASRATLEFAYNVTLAQAQECILEKSMMDGRKPLIIAKVAAMICEYFAGAVDAVQRVEREPYCISTNRLEKWRLYSEFKCRYYGAVTALFQGQHVQDQLQQMGTRVSYYRRAVNLLGRAGLISESGGKTAVSMSKDEDSADDDYYYYLQSEHGCSGAGRSAAAKELEMRRDTLSFAMDVAAAKWRAAKSENELIYHEPVVPVLSDDDDSDCLGNTSSKTTINRRQLDRVKGASLVKPIAFGVDDPELLTVVLVSNNNESSSVTTTTLFKDLVPTVTRHRAAMYRTEKCNLEADMQSLCQEADDRLNEFSDTLHLECLEMYKGKNSEFSDGSNEKNDVSELPQQLVNCCASYQALLQQRQEKNGTTSSTVEEDQLDIDMARLSAAVQAVDGMLDEIDRFLKTEELGDSEYRRTVGRPYDYSAGRMRELRREASRYREAHVGRARDSWVTLSRAVRDRRRRDLELLALPPAELAARLPPARPAISAIASEVAASGSVESSYDAESSDQNEDSESDDGSDSRLRMLQRESIKRLDRLNMVVGKMKEVREQRQMLLARLRDEMNREDKDAAAAGLEEAEMLGELRGSDVDVTAAVKKRLDDRYGNLVSMIDQNLSAQLNILDAVRSAYARAAPERRAFANAMQRRRTLVSSLLDAYESFVVSNGGTPLETCGETMAASPNCGLLPDTVLAERCAKGLDFYQRLLTNVSKLLQRVKGTCQVQTEQRDQIIKQHQKWEATTQELDDDSTATIGGLDDLLAAVSGIDDQDHQQDDLAALIKSFSSSGGPNKPVAPLGSSHWDDQHNHLRRLSPLGSEQQQQQKQYYHQYRHNQVQLPPSSSFNPNDGSIQYYANNLPSTKGTYNRHNSQQQPASAISTHYSYPTAYNVAAGSTALTAPENSSTSSLPSPSISSSSIPYNYYNYQLLTTKSALPSSSYNNIITTAATSSDIDLPAMPLMNALHLNENNGSSQNVISSYSQSSSSDVFPNAAAAVAVLQRPLPSQYSGIGYGAASGYGYHHPHTLLASRQQQFYPPQKYQQQNSTAATNASATNVGIAGVFVQQNQQQLIEGNNDLSAGIQSSLPITSPPISTASVNSGSLSAVTQSSSISTSGGISTVANFYHQLPSQLLQQQQQQQQQQQQRQQQQQQQQLQMYQQQLQEQKPQQQLPQQPHLYQQQMQPQLYPQQQHPQLYQQQTQTPQMYQQLQQQQQPQQLTTSVGNTTAKFYYPSPLQQQASQLYQPQHQQQLQIQPPSILTTSAVTGSLQQQPSFSNNTTSIGSSYYQQLQHHPPTTVIPATTFNTVPTTPNNYVYQQPPIATVSFNQHPQQPQYYQQQFPIVGDGSGVGMGGNLATMTSTVTPILNLLDDDLVISGPPPIQPEKIGASSGSDTVTTSANISKK, encoded by the exons atggaaGGTGTACCACGATTATATATGATTGGCTTACCAGCCAAACAATGTGTTTATAACCAGAAACCTGATTTTTCATCAGCTTTAaatcat gAAATACAGAAATCATATAACAGAGATCCCAGTTTGTATTCTGCTGACATTGATACATTACTTGGACTCAGACAATCTGCTATGAATGTCGTGATGTCATCAGCTTGCAGTGTAGAAGAGTGCACAGCATTAAAACGTTACTATGCAAACCTTGTTCGATTAACAGATAAGTTTCCTAAACTGTTGCAGCAACAAGGTACAGGACTAAAAGAATCTTGTGATGATGTTGAAGTTGGAACGGCTAGAGAATCAATaccattgatatttaaatg gaAACGAGCTCTTGGTGGAAAAACAAACCTACAGcatcaaatgaaaaataatgtggACTCTACATCTTTAGTTGATAATGGCAATATTGGATATGAGATGAGGTGTGTGTTGTATAATGTGGGTGCGGCTCATAGCCGGCTAGCTGCAGCACAGGATAGGTCACCACCATTAGTATCGTCCAGTATGCCAACAACAGTTGATGGAGAAATTCCATCAAATAATGCTCTTAAGATAGCTTGCACACACTTGCAGTATGCTGCATGGGCTTTTcag CAATTGCTTGGTGGAGATGGATCCAATAATGAACAAACTAAGTGGAACCATCGACAGCAGCCACAAGTTGCAAGCCGTGCAACTCTTGAATTTGCATACAATGTGACACTAGCACAAGCCCAAGAGTGCATTCTGGAGAAAAGCATGATGGATGGCCGAAAACctcttataatag CTAAAGTAGCAGCTATGATATGTGAGTATTTTGCTGGAGCGGTGGATGCAGTTCAAAGAGTGGAACGAGAGCCGTATTGTATAAGCACTAATAGGCTTGAG aaGTGGAGACTATACTCTGAATTCAAATGCAGATATTATGGTGCGGTAACTGCCCTATTTCAAGGACAACATGTCCAGGATCAGCTGCAGCAAATGGGGACCCGTGTGTCATATTACCGACGAGCAGTAAATCTGCTCGGCCGAGCTGGTTTGATATCAGAAAGTGGTGGTAAAACAGCAGTATCGATGTCAAAAGATGAAGATTCAGCAGATGATGACTACTACTATTACTTACAATCAGAACATGGATGCTCAGGTGCTGGTCGATCTGCAGCTGCCAAA GAATTGGAGATGCGAAGAGATACTTTGTCATTTGCAATGGATGTGGCTGCAGCAAAGTGGCGAGCAGCTAAGTCAGAAAATGAACTTATCTATCATGAACCTGTGGTTCCTGTGCTGTCTGATGACGATGATAGTGATTGTTTAGGAAATACTTCATCTAAAACCACTATTAATCGTCGTCAGTTAGATAGGGTCAAGGGTGCATCTCTGGTCAAGCCTATAGCATTTGGTGTCGATGATCCTGAGCTATTAACTGTTGTTCTGGTCTCCAATAATAATGAGTCATCTAGTGTTACTACTACTACATTATTCAAAGATCTAGTGCCTACAGTTACCCGTCATCGAGCTGCAATGTACCG AACAGAGAAGTGCAACCTTGAAGCAGATATGCAATCATTGTGTCAAGAAGCAGATGACCGTTTAAATGAATTCTCAGACACATTACATCTAGAGTgtttagaaatgtataaagGCAAAAATAGTGAATTTAGCGATGGTAGTAATGAAAAGAATGATGTATCAGAACTCCCACAA CAATTGGTAAATTGTTGTGCTTCATATCAAGCCTTATTGCAACAACGACAAGAAAAAAATGGAACAACATCGAGTACAGTTGAAGAAGATCAATTGGACATTGACATGGCTCGACTATCAGCTGCGGTTCAAGCTGTAGATGGTATGCTGGACGAAATAGATAGATTTCTAAAG ACTGAAGAACTTGGTGACTCCGAATATCGACGTACGGTTGGTCGTCCATATGATTACTCTGCTGGTAGGATGCGTGAATTACGTCGAGAAGCTTCCCGGTATAGGGAAGCACATGTTGGCCGGGCACGAGACAGCTGGGTGACTCTTAGTCGAGCAGTTCGGGATCGTCGTCGCCGGGATCTAGAGCTGCTAGCATTACCACCGGCTGAACTAGCGGCACGCTTACCGCCAGCTCGTCCTGCGATATCTGCCATCGCGTCTGAAGTTGCTGCCTCTGGTTCTGTGGAATCGTCTTATGATGCTG AATCATCGGACCAAAATGAAGACTCTGAATCAGACGATGGTAGTGATAGTCGATTACGAATGTTGCAACGAGAATCAATAAAACGTTTGGATCGGCTTAATATGGTAGTTGGCAAAATGAAAGAAGTACGTGAGCAACGCCAGATGTTATTGGCCCGACTTCGAGACGAAATGAACCGAGAGGATAAGGACGCCGCAGCTGCAGGGCTGGAAGAAGCAGAAATGCTAGGAGAATTGCGAGGTTCTGATGTTGATGTTACTGCGGCGGTGAAAAAAAGATTGGATGATCGCTACGGAAATTTG gtaagCATGATTGATCAGAACCTGTCAGCccaattaaacattttggaTGCTGTGAGGTCGGCATATGCACGAGCCGCACCTGAACGACGAGCATTTGCCAATGCCATGCAACGACGTCGGACTCTTGTATCGTCTTTATTAGATGCATATGAAAGTTTTGTGGTTTCCAATGGTGGGACACCACTAGAAACTTGTGGTGAAACTATGGCAGCATCACCGAACTGTGGACTACTTCCAGACACGGTTCTAGCTGAACGGTGTGCAAAGGGCTTAGATTTCTATCAACGATTGTTGACTaatgtatcaaaattattacaacgtGTAAAAG GCACGTGCCAAGTGCAAACTGAACAACGGGATcagataataaaacaacatcaAAAGTGGGAAGCCACAACACAAGAGTTGGATGATGACTCAACTGCCACAATTGGTGGTCTTGATGATTTACTTGCTGCTGTCTCAGGTATTGATGACCAAGATCATCAACAGGATGACTTGGCTGCTTTGATTAAAAGTTTCAGCAGTAGTGGTGGACCTAATAAGCCAGTTGCACCTCTTGGAAGCAGTCATTGGGACGATCAGCATAACCATCTTCGCAGACTTTCACCTCTTGGATCTGAACAGCAACAAcagcaaaaacaatattatcatcagtACCGTCATAATCAAGTACAACTACCGCCGTCGTCTTCATTTAACCCCAATGATGGTAGCATTCAATACTATGCTAATAATCTACCTTCTACTAAAGGAACTTATAATCGTCATAACAGTCAGCAACAGCCAGCATCAGCAATATCAACACATTATTCGTATCCAACTGCTTACAATGTTGCTGCAGGTTCAACAGCACTAACAGCACCAGAAAATTCTTCTACTTCATCACTTCCATCTCCTTCGATATCGTCATCATCTATcccatataactattataattatcaattactcACAACTAAATCTGCACTACCATCATCATCATACAACAACATTATTACTACTGCAGCTACTAGTAGTGATATTGATTTACCCGCGATGCCTTTGATGAATGCTCTCCatttgaatgaaaataatggCAGTAGCCAAAACGTAATTTCTTCGTATAGTCAAAGTAGTAGTAGTGATGTCTTTCCAAATGCAGCAGCAGCAGTTGCAGTTTTGCAACGGCCTCTACCATCACAATACAGTGGTATTGGTTATGGCGCTGCCAGTGGTTATGGTTATCACCATCCTCATACATTATTAGCATCACGACAGCAACAGTTTTATCCGCCTCAAAAGTACCAACAACAAAATTCAACAGCGGCCACCAATGCTAGTGCAACAAATGTTGGAATAGCAGGTGTATTTGTACAACAAAATCAACAGCAATTAATAGAgggaaataatgatttatctgCTGGTATACAGTCATCATTGCCGATAACTTCACCTCCAATTTCAACAGCTAGTGTTAACAGCGGTAGTCTATCAGCAGTAACACAATCGTCTTCCATTTCCACTAGTGGTGGTATATCAACTGTTGCcaatttttatcatcaattGCCATCACAATTACtacagcaacaacaacagcagcagcagcaacaacaacaacgacagcaacagcaacaacaacaacaacttcAAATGTATCAACAGCAACTACAAGAACAGAAACCTCAGCAACAATTACCACAGCAGCCACATTTGTACCAACAGCAAATGCAGCCTCAATTATATCCACAGCAGCAGCATCCTCAACTGTACCAACAACAAACACAAACACCTCAGATGTATCAACAgttacaacaacaacaacagcccCAGCAATTAACAACTTCAGTCGGTAATACTACTGCCAAATTTTACTATCCATCACCACTACAGCAACAGGCTTCCCAACTGTACCAACCACAACATCAGCAACAACTTCAAATACAACCACCATCCATTTTAACGACCTCTGCAGTAACTGGTAGTTTGCAGCAACAACCGTCATTTTCAAACAACACTACTAGTATAGGCAGTAGTTATTATCAACAACTCCAACATCATCCACCAACGACGGTGATACCAGCAACTACGTTTAATACGGTACCAACAACtcctaataattatgtttatcagCAGCCGCCAATAGCGACAGTATCCTTCAACCAACATCCACAGCAGCCGCAGTATTATCAACAACAGTTTCCCATAGTTGGTGATGGCAGTGGTGTTGGTATGGGCGGCAACTTGGCCACTATGACATCAACTGTTACTCCAATCTTAAATTTGTTGGATGATGATCTGGTAATATCGGGCCCACCACCAATTCAACCAGAAAAAATTGGCGCCAGTAGTGGCAGTGATACTGTTACTACATCAGCCAATATCAGTAAAAAATGA